One Cicer arietinum cultivar CDC Frontier isolate Library 1 chromosome 8, Cicar.CDCFrontier_v2.0, whole genome shotgun sequence DNA segment encodes these proteins:
- the LOC101492494 gene encoding ABC transporter G family member STR2, translating into MNSKQVITKGVVETVIDIKKPVNFTGGLEFQSLTYTVTKKKKVDGKWSKEEVDLLHEITGYAPKGCVTAVMGPSGAGKSTLLDGLAGRIASGSLRGKVSLDGNIVNASLIKRTSAYIMQEDRLFPMLTVYETLMFAADFRLGPLSVADKRHRVEKLIDQLGLSSSRNTYIGDEGTRGVSGGERRRVSIGVDIIHGPSLLFLDEPTSGLDSTSALSVIEKVHDIARNGSTVILTIHQPSSRIQLLLDHLLILARGQLMFQGSLKDVTHHLNRMGRKVPKGENPIENLIDVIQEYDQCDFVGVEVLAEFARTGMKPPLLSDMEEISMSSSVVAPSPSLNREKSQDFSYSSQVSRSLNDEFDHSLRSPYNNNTSRSWSASNSAAFLKFTPSRLKNEHKVKKAPSHVASPGFYTYSSEIMPETPTPHSSDYTLNENDYLTPTNGSQEHLGPKFSNSYIGETWILMRRNFINIRRTPELFLSRLMVLTFMGFMMATMFHNPKDSLQGITNRLSFFIFTVCLFFFSSNDAVPAFIQERFIFIRETSHNAYRASSYTIASLITHMPFLALQALSYAAIVWFALELRGPFLYFFLVLFISLLSTNSFVVFVSSVVPNYILGYAAVIAFTALFFLFCGYFLSSEDIPIYWRWMNKISTMTYPYEGLLMNEYQTNDAFGSNDGKPVTGFDILRSLHIGTDEIKKRNNVLIMLGWAVLYRILFYSILRFASKNQRS; encoded by the exons ATGAATTCGAAACAAGTCATCACAAAAGGTGTTGTCGAAACGGTGATCGACATAAAGAAACCAGTGAATTTTACGGGAGGACTCGAGTTTCAATCTCTGACGTATACGGTGACGAAGAAAAAGAAAGTTGATGGAAAATGGTCGAAGGAAGAAGTTGATTTGTTGCATGAGATAACAGGTTATGCACCAAAAGGTTGTGTGACAGCAGTGATGGGACCAAGTGGTGCTGGAAAGTCAACTTTATTGGATGGACTTGCTGGGAGAATAGCAAGTGGGAGTCTTAGAGGGAAAGTTTCATTGGATGGAAATATTGTGAATGCTAGCTTGATTAAAAGAACTTCTGCTTATATAATGCAAGAAGATAGGCTTTTTCCTATGCTTACTGTTTATGAGACTTTGATGTTTGCTGCTGATTTTAGATTGGGACCACTTTCTGTTGCTGATAAGAGGCACAGAGTTGAGAAGCTTATTGACCAGCTTGGATTATCA TCATCAAGGAACACCTACATAGGAGATGAAGGAACAAGAGGAGTCTCAGGCGGAGAGCGACGCCGAGTGTCGATCGGCGTTGACATAATCCATGGACCTTCACTCCTCTTCCTTGATGAACCAACTTCAGGACTAGACTCAACAAGTGCACTAAGTGTGATTGAAAAAGTGCATGACATAGCAAGAAATGGAAGCACAGTGATTCTAACAATCCACCAACCATCATCAAGAATACAGTTGCTTCTTGACCATCTCCTCATTCTAGCTAGAGGGCAACTCATGTTTCAAGGCTCACTCAAAGATGTGACTCATCATTTGAACAGAATGGGAAGAAAAGTTCCAAAGGGAGAGAATCCAATTGAGAATCTCATTGATGTTATACAAGAGTATGATCAATGTGATTTTGTTGGTGTTGAGGTTTTAGCTGAGTTTGCACGTACAGGAATGAAACCACCTCTTTTGAGTGACATGGAGGAGATTTCAATGTCTAGTTCTGTTGTTGCACCTTCTCCTTCTTTGAATAGAGAAAAATCTCAAGATTTTTCTTACTCATCACAAGTGAGTAGGAGTTTGAATGATGAGTTTGATCATAGTTTAAGAAGtccttataataataatacatcaaGGTCATGGAGTGCTAGTAATAGTGCAGCTTTCTTGAAATTCACTCCCTCAAGACTTAAAAATGAGCACAAGGTGAAGAAGGCTCCAAG TCATGTTGCTTCCCCTGGCTTCTACACATACTCAAGTGAAATCATGCCAGAAACTCCAACACCACATAGCAGTGACTATACATTGAATGAAAATGACTACCTCACACCAACAAATGGATCACAAGAACATCTAGGCCCAAAGTTTTCAAATTCCTACATAGGAGAAACATGGATCCTAATGCGCCGCAACTTCATAAACATCCGGCGAACACCCGAGCTTTTTCTATCAAGACTAATGGTCCTAACCTTCATGGGATTCATGATGGCTACCATGTTCCACAATCCAAAAGACTCATTACAAGGAATCACGAATCGCCTCagcttcttcatcttcacaGTAtgcttatttttcttctcttccaATGATGCTGTCCCTGCCTTCATCCAAGAAAGGTTCATCTTCATCCGCGAGACATCGCATAACGCCTATCGAGCTTCCTCATACACCATTGCAAGCCTAATCACTCACATGCCGTTTCTTGCACTGCAAGCTTTGTCCTATGCAGCTATAGTTTGGTTTGCTTTAGAACTTAGAGGTCCTTTTCTATACTTTTTCCTTGTTCTCTTCATTTCTCTTCTTTCGACGAATTCATTTGTTGTGTTTGTGAGTTCTGTTGTTCCAAATTATATCTTGGGCTATGCTGCTGTCATTGCCTTCACTGCATTGTTCTTTTTATTCTGTGGATACTTCTTGAGCAGTGAGGATATTCCGATTTATTGGCGTTGGATGAACAAAATTTCGACGATGACATACCCTTATGAAGGACTATTGATGAATGAGTATCAAACTAATGATGCTTTTGGATCAAATGATGGTAAACCTGTTACTGGTTTTGATATTTTGAGAAGTCTTCATATTGGTACTGATGAGATTAAGAAAAGGAATAATGTGCTTATAATGTTAGGTTGGGCTGTTTTATAtaggattttattttattctattctTCGTTTTGCATCAAAAAATCAAAGGTCATAG